From one Impatiens glandulifera unplaced genomic scaffold, dImpGla2.1, whole genome shotgun sequence genomic stretch:
- the LOC124918011 gene encoding cucumisin-like gives MLTKRNSIVPIVLGLSIFFAILLPYTHGQDRQEYIVYLGELKLTLGIPTSLLHLNFLQKALGSSTSSASIIYSYKNSFNGFVARLTSDEVQLISSMQGVVSVFPNKINQLHTTRSWDFMGFSETVQRATTVESDTIVGVIDTGIWPESDSFNDIGFGSPPTKWKGSCGVFTNFTCNNKIIGAKYYKMDGVFGENDIQSPRDSEGHGTHTASTVAGDLVTSASFSGLANGTARGGVPSSRIAVYKVCWSDGCSDADLLAAFDDAITDGVDIISISIGFSVARPYLSDSIAIGSFHAMKRGILTSMSAGNSGPSSGTISNVAPWALSVAASTIDRKFLTGLQLGNAANFQGVTVNTFVPNGFSPIVYAGNVPNKTGNVPGTVSRLCQKDSLDPTLVKGKIIVCDQLNLGEAALLAGAAGMVIRGDGPKDIARVFALPTTYVSSVEGSLILTYISTASNPTASILKSNEAIDGIAPYTASFSSRGPNPLSSNILKPDLSAPGVDILAAWTLGNSPTEIQADTRRLPFNIISGTSMACPHATGAAAYVKTFNPLWSAAAIKSALMTTAFEMSPDTTPLAEFGYGSGQINPVAALNPGLVYDANQADYVQFLCGQGYTDRQLQIVTDDTSTCSSSGSDTSLNLNLPSFSASVLSSTPFNVTFNRRVTNVGLASSTYSVEVLTPATLNIQVVPSTLSFSSVGQTQSFTVTVEGTLSIDTFVSASLSWVDATHKVRSPIVIFSTT, from the exons ATGCTGACAAAAAGAAATTCAATTGTTCCAATTGTTCTTGGATTATCTATATTCTTTGCCATTCTTCTTCCCTATACTCATGGGCAAGATCGACAG GAGTATATAGTGTACTTGGGAGAGTTAAAACTAACATTGGGCATTCCAACATCCTTATTACATTTGAATTTTCTACAAAAAGCTCTTGGCAG cAGCACATCTTCGGCATCAATTATTTACAGTTATAAAAACAGTTTTAATGGTTTTGTCGCTCGATTAACAAGTGATGAAGTTCAACTAATTTCAT CCATGCAAGGAGTGGTGTCTGTATTTCCCAATAAAATCAATCAACTACACACGACAAGATCATGGGATTTCATGGGATTTTCTGAAACAGTTCAAAGAGCTACAACCGTTGAAAGTGACACCATTGTTGGAGTAATTGATACCGGAATATGGCCCGAGTCCGATAGCTTTAATGATATAGGATTCGGATCCCCACCAACTAAGTGGAAAGGTTCATGTGGAGTATTCACCAATTTCACTTGTAATAA CAAAATCATCGGAGCAAAGTATTACAAAATGGATGGAGTCTTCGGCGAAAATGACATCCAATCTCCAAGAGACTCTGAGGGTCATGGAACTCATACAGCTTCAACTGTCGCCGGCGACCTTGTTACTTCGGCAAGCTTTTCCGGTCTCGCCAACGGTACAGCTCGAGGAGGAGTCCCGTCTTCGCGGATCGCCGTATATAAAGTTTGTTGGTCCGACGGTTGCTCAGACGCCGACCTCCTCGCAGCATTTGATGATGCCATCACAGATGGCGTCGACATAATATCAATTTCTATCGGATTTTCCGTTGCTAGACCCTATCTCAGTGATTCGATAGCTATTGGAAGTTTTCACGCCATGAAAAGAGGAATTCTTACGTCAATGTCTGCCGGAAACTCAGGTCCGTCATCTGGAACTATCTCGAATGTTGCTCCATGGGCACTTTCAGTTGCAGCAAGCACTATTGATCGTAAATTCCTTACCGGTTTGCAACTGGGTAACGCTGCGAATTTTCAG GGAGTTACAGTGAACACTTTTGTTCCAAATGGTTTCTCCCCTATAGTCTATGCTGGTAATGTGCCAAATAAAACAGGGAATGTTCCTGGTACTGTATCTAG GCTGTGCCAAAAGGACTCCCTAGATCCGACATTGGTAAAAGGTAAGATTATCGTTTGTGACCAATTAAATTTAGGGGAAGCAGCTCTTTTGGCTGGTGCAGCTGGTATGGTGATACGAGGAGATGGACCCAAAGATATCGCCAGGGTGTTTGCCCTCCCTACAACTTATGTTAGCAGTGTCGAAGGAAGCCTCATCCTGACCTATATTAGCACAGCAAG CAATCCAACTGCAAGTATTTTGAAGAGTAATGAAGCTATTGATGGAATTGCGCCATATACTGCATCCTTCTCATCCAGGGGACCGAATCCTTTATCATCTAACATCCTCAAG cCGGATTTGTCTGCGCCGGGTGTTGATATCTTGGCAGCATGGACACTTGGAAATTCTCCTACGGAAATACAAGCAGATACTAGAAGACTTCCATTTAACATCATATCGGGCACATCAATGGCCTGCCCACATGCTACTGGTGCAGCCGCTTATGTCAAAACCTTCAATCCATTATGGTCTGCTGCTGCAATAAAATCCGCTCTTATGACCactg CCTTTGAGATGAGCCCAGACACAACTCCTCTAGCAGAATTTGGTTATGGATCAGGTCAAATAAACCCTGTAGCGGCCCTTAATCCTGGTCTTGTGTATGATGCCAATCAAGCGGACTATGTGCAGTTCTTGTGCGGGCAAGGCTACACCGACAGGCAGTTGCAAATTGTTACGGATGACACTAGTACTTGCTCCAGTTCTGGGAGTGATACTTCTTTGAATCTGAACCTGCCTTCATTTTCTGCCAGCGTGTTATCTTCAACTCCTTTTAACGTCACATTCAATAGAAGAGTTACCAACGTGGGATTGGCATCATCTACTTACAGTGTCGAGGTTCTTACTCCAGCAACATTGAATATACAAGTCGTGCCCAGCACACTGTCTTTTTCTAGTGTCGGACAAACTCAGTCATTCACGGTGACTGTTGAGGGAACATTGTCCATAGACACCTTTGTCTCTGCCTCTTTGTCATGGGTAGACGCAACACACAAAGTGAGAAGCCctattgttattttttctacAACATAA
- the LOC124918012 gene encoding cucumisin-like has product MLTRRNSVAPIVLGLCIFIAILLPHTHGQDRQEYIVYMGELKLTLGIPPSLMHLSFLQKALGSTSSASIIYSYKNSFNGFVALLTSNEVQLISSMQGVVSVFPNKINQLQTTRSWDFVGFPQTVKRATTVESDTIVGVIDTGIWPESDSFKDIGFGSPPTKWKGSCGVFTNFTCNKKVIGARYYKINGVFGPNDIRSPRDSEGHGTHTASTVAGDLVSSASFSGLASGTARGGVPSSRIAVYKVCWSNGCSDADLLAAFDDAIRDGVDIISISIGSSTARPYLSDSIAIGSFHAMKKGILTSMAAGNSGPALGTISNVAPWALSVAASTIDRKFLTGLKLGNAANFQGVAVNTFVPNGFSPIVYAGNVPNKTGNVPGTVSRLCQKDSLDPTLVKGKIIVCDQLNLGEAALLAGAAGMVIRGDGPKDIARVFALPTTYVSNIEGNLILTYISTTSNPTASILKSNEAVDGIAPYTASFSSRGPNAISPNILKPDLSAPGVDILAAWTLGNSPTGIQADTRRLPFNIISGTSMACPHATGAAAYVKTFNPLWSAAAIKSALMTTAFEMSPKTTPLAEFGYGSGQINPVAAINPGLVYDANQADYVQFLCGQGYTDRQLQIVTGDTSTCPSSRNDTSLNLNLPSFSARVLSTIPFNVTFNRRVTNVGLAPTTYNVAVLAPATLKIQVVPSTLAFSSVGQTQSFTVTVQGIVTPSSSISASLSWVDATHKVRSPIVIFSS; this is encoded by the exons ATGTTGACAAGAAGAAATTCAGTTGCTCCAATTGTTCTTGGATTATGTATTTTCATTGCCATTCTTCTTCCCCACACTCATGGGCAAGATCGACAg GAGTACATAGTATACATGGGTGAGTTGAAACTAACTTTGGGCATTCCTCCATCTTTAATGCATTTGAGCTTTTTACAAAAAGCTCTTGGAAG CACATCTTCAGCATCAATTATTTACAGTTACAAAAACAGTTTTAATGGTTTTGTCGCTCTATTAACTAGTAACGAAGTTCAACTAATTTCAT cTATGCAAGGAGTGGTGTCCGTGTTTCCCAACAAAATCAATCAACTACAAACAACAAGATCATGGGATTTTGTGGGATTCCCTCAAACAGTCAAAAGAGCTACAACTGTCGAGAGCGACACTATTGTTGGAGTAATCGATACCGGAATATGGCCCGAATCCGATAGTTTTAAGGATATAGGATTCGGATCCCCACCAACTAAGTGGAAAGGTTCATGTGGAGTATTCACCAATTTCACATGTAATAA AAAAGTTATCGGAGCAAGGTATTACAAAATCAATGGAGTCTTCGGTCCAAATGACATCCGATCTCCAAGAGACTCTGAGGGTCATGGAACTCATACGGCTTCAACGGTCGCTGGCGACCTTGTTAGTTCGGCAAGCTTTTCCGGTCTCGCCAGCGGTACAGCTCGAGGAGGAGTCCCGTCTTCACGGATTGCCGTATATAAAGTTTGTTGGTCCAACGGTTGCTCAGACGCTGATCTCCTAGCAGCATTCGATGATGCCATTAGAGATGGCGTCGACATAATATCAATTTCTATCGGATCCTCCACTGCTAGACCCTATCTCAGCGATTCGATAGCTATTGGGAGTTTTCACGCCATGAAAAAAGGAATTCTTACGTCAATGGCTGCCGGAAACTCAGGTCCAGCACTTGGAACTATCTCGAATGTTGCTCCATGGGCACTTTCAGTCGCAGCAAGCACTATTGATCGTAAATTCCTTACCGGTTTGAAACTGGGTAACGCTGCGAATTTTCAG GGAGTTGCAGTGAACACGTTTGTTCCAAATGGTTTCTCCCCTATAGTCTATGCTGGTAATGTGCCAAATAAAACAGGGAATGTTCCTGGTACTGTATCTAG GCTGTGCCAAAAGGACTCCCTAGATCCGACATTGGTAAAAGGTAAGATTATCGTTTGTGACCAATTAAATTTAGGGGAAGCAGCACTTTTGGCTGGTGCAGCTGGTATGGTGATACGAGGAGATGGACCCAAAGATATCGCTAGGGTGTTTGCCCTCCCTACAACTTATGTTAGCAATATCGAAGGAAACCTCATCCTGACCTATATTAGCACAACAAG CAATCCAACTGCAAGTATTTTAAAGAGCAATGAAGCTGTTGATGGAATTGCGCCATATACTGCATCCTTCTCATCCAGGGGACCGAATGCAATATCACCTAACATCCTCAAG CCGGATTTGTCTGCGCCTGGTGTAGATATCTTGGCAGCATGGACACTTGGAAATTCTCCTACGGGAATACAAGCAGATACTAGAAGACTTCCATTTAACATCATATCTGGCACATCAATGGCCTGCCCACATGCTACTGGTGCAGCCGCTTATGTCAAAACCTTCAATCCATTATGGTCTGCTGCTGCAATAAAATCCGCTCTTATGACCactg CCTTTGAGATGAGTCCAAAAACAACTCCTCTAGCAGAATTTGGTTATGGATCAGGTCAAATAAACCCTGTAGCGGCCATTAATCCTGGTCTTGTGTATGATGCCAATCAAGCGGACTATGTGCAGTTCTTGTGCGGGCAAGGCTACACCGACAGGCAGTTGCAAATTGTTACGGGTGACACTAGCACTTGCCCCAGCTCTAGGAATGATACTTCTTTGAATCTGAACCTGCCTTCATTTTCTGCCCGCGTGTTATCTACGATTCCTTTTAATGTCACATTCAATAGGAGAGTTACTAATGTGGGATTGGCACCAACTACTTACAATGTCGCGGTTCTTGCTCCAGCAACATTGAAAATACAAGTCGTGCCCAGCACACTGGCTTTCTCTAGTGTCGGACAAACTCAGTCATTCACTGTGACTGTTCAGGGAATAGTTACCCCAAGCTCCTCCATCTCTGCATCTTTGTCATGGGTAGACGCAACACACAAAGTGAGAAGCCctattgttattttttcttcataa